The genomic window TCTAGgatgatggttttctttgttgttattcaAAATGAATCGTATGACTTAAGTACAGTTTCTGGTTTTCAATCAATGTTCCCCTcatattagtttattttaatgttgttttccAAAATTCCACTAGTCTTTCACTATCCACTGACACCTTGGAAAAGGCTATTgcctaaaaaggaaaatttaaactgTCTTGATTTGGGACTATTCTAAATTATGTGATTTATCCTAATAACAATTCCGATGTTTCTCAAGTGTATAACCATCTCAGTTTTCAATCATGGAACTTGAAACCTATCTTACAGCTATCGCTCCTTAATCCATGCCAGGAAGACCGGGACTCCGTAAATTGCTGCCCAGCATGCTGGCTTTGTGTCTTCGCAATCTGAAGAAGTCTTCATACTTCATCAACCAAGACTGAAACGTCAGTGACTCTGGAAGAAGGGATTGTCCTCATGAGGAAGTCTCTCCTCAAATGTTGTTGAATTgattttttactatttaatttcGTATCTCTGAATCTTTTCccatgatgaaatatttttatctgaCATCCTCAAGTCTTATCCAAACAGGCCATTTTTTTGTGTGCCTCCACAGacatttcttaatgaaaaacGCAGGCTGTTCAGCTAATGCAGGGGTAACCTTTGCATTACTTGTCTATATATGCCTTTGGTTTATCTATGTCTAATCCTTTCAAGTTACCGTTGCACCAAAGTGGGGCAGTGACAGCTTCTTCAGGACAGACCTTGCCACCTCCCAAAGTAACCCTCAGCACTGATGGTTTCCTCTATTCCCTTGCCAAGCAAGAAGTTTGGGGATGATCTTTGGAGGTTCCTGCCCTAGATCTGGAATatgtcagttttttcttttttcctaaaccaCACTGCTTCTTATACGGAAAAACTGTATTAGGTGTCCATAAACTAGGCGCTAGAATTAGGCACTGTCGTGAAGTTGTCTataatttctagatttttttcaatgaaaagaaaaatgaaatacatgcAAGTTAAAACCAATACTATAGGAGTTGGTATTATTTCTGTCAAATGTAGGCTTTGGACTTTTACTCAGAGTCTTTGGTTTCATATGTGCATTTGTTTTGTCTTACAGGGAAAgatttatttcccatttatatGAATATGTTTGTTCCCAAAATACCATACAAATACATTATAGTAAAATATGTAGACAAAAGCTAAGATTTGGACAGATAGTTTTGCCTCCATTTATCCCCGTTCAGGATATACactcaaaattctaattttcaattCACTTGAAATGTATTTCCCTATTCGTATTTCCTTTACATACAGGGACAGCCACGTGGATAGCCAATCAAATTTTGTAACATTTGAATTTAGtgcttttaaaacaattaatttaacattatttaataattatgtgaAATATGTACATTTGTACATATAAGGCACTATGACAACATTTCTTCCTTACAAGTCTAGCTTTAAAATTAGCCCCAACCTATATATGTTCTGTGTCCATATTGTCACTCCTCCACACACTTGAGGAAACCTTAGCACGTTACACACAGTTTTGTACCTTGCTTCTCACTTCAGAATACACACAGTTCATAACTGCAGATCACAGACTAGAGATCCTCCTCACTCAATTCACAGGTGTGGAAAACTCTGTTGTGCAGATGGGCCATAAATCACTCACCATGTTCCGGTGAACAGACATTTGTTTCCAAGTGGAACCTTCAGGAATAGACTCTGTACCCATAagcatacatatataatgtttatttttttctttaaaaaaaaattttaatgtttgtttatttttgagagagaaagagaggcaaagcgcaagcaggagagggccagagagggagacacagaatcggaagcaggcccccggttccgagctgtcatcacagagccagacgctgggctcgaactcatgaaccgtgagatcatgacctgagctgaagttggatgcttccccgactgagacacccaggcaccactatagtgtttatttaaatttagaaagaatGTGCTAAGCTTAGCGCTGGAGGCTACTGGGTTTGgtggtaaatatttctttttgtttgtcaaACTGCATTCCTCTGGCTGCAACTAAAACCAATGTTCCATAGATGACGTGATGGCTTCTGTCAAGTGGCAAATCGGGATTACCTTAGTCACTCAGCTGGGAGTGGGAATCCTTGGAAACtcctcccttctttgtctttataaCTTCACTCTGCTCACTGGACACAAGGTGAGACCCACAGACGTGATTCTCAATCAACTGGTCTTAGCCAACTCCTTGGTGCTTTTCTCCAGAGGGATCCCTCATATAATGGCAGCTTTTGGAGCAACATATTTCCTGAATGAGGCCGGATGTAAGTTTTTCTTCTACTTCCACAGAGTAGCCAGGGGGGTCTGCCTCAGTACCACCTCCCTCCTCAGTGGCTTCCAAGCCGTTAGGCTTCGCCTCAATGTCTTTAGTTCGATGGAGCTCAGAAGGAGATCCTCAAAGTGCATTTACTTGTGCTGTTGCCTTTGCTGGATCCTGCATCTCTTGGTAAGCATCTTTGTTCCTATTAAAATGGCCGGTCCAACGCACGGTAAAAACCTTAGTGTGAAGATAAATTATGAATACTGCTCCTCATTAAATCCagacagatttttaaagtttatagtGACAGCCCTATTTTCTACAATTGACCTTGCATGTTTGGCCTTCATGGTCTGGGCTAGTGGCTCCATGGTTATTTTCCTACACAGGCACAGGCAACAGGTCCAATATATTCACAGCAACAGCCGTTCTCCTAGACCTTCTCCCGAGGCCAGAGCCACACACACCATTTTGATCCTTGTgagctgctttctctctttttactcaCTGTCTTCTCTTTTGTCTGTTTGGATGATTCTATTTGCTATTTCAGGCCAGTGGCTGGTGGATGCctctatatttttgtctttatgtttcTCAACATTCAGTCCCTTTGTGTTCATTTTCAGTGATACTCGTGTCACTGGTAAACTGCAAAACTGGTTCTGTTTTATCGGCTAGGCGAGGTAAACAGCTTTTGCTAATTTGGCTGAGACCATAAGACTCTGTTCTCTACGGGAAATTCAATCATTCTTTCCATCATCTGCTAATATTTAGGGATCaataattttcagatttttgatAAGAAAGTATTATGCTGTGTAGACTGAAACAATTAGGTCCTAGGACTCATGAACCCTATAATAGGAGCACGTGAATATTATGTAAGTTGTTTACACAAACATTACTCAAATTGTTTTAGCTTCATCCATAGAAAAATCCATGAAATTTTGAAATAGTAGAACAGAGGAAAAATTGTGAGTTTGGGGATTTAGACAAAATCTCTCACTTTGCAGGTGTTTTGGTGTATATATAGCagtaaattatatgtaatataaagttttccattttaattattttcaagtatacgattcagtggcattaagtaaaTCTGCAGTGTTCTGTGTCTACTACCATTAACACTATCTGTTTCTAGTTCACATATATGTgtgaaaatacaatttatatatgaaaataatacaacagaTAAAGTTGTGttaatttcaagtatacaacatagcgatttgacaactctatacgTTACACAACGCTCACCGTAAGTGCAGCCACCATCTATCACCATGCAGggttattacaatattatcgactctgttccctatgctgtatctttgtccctgtggcttatttattttatagctggacacgtgaaacttaaaaaaaaatcaaaccaaacagaaaatatgTACCCACTGACCAATAATTTCCCATTCCCCTCTCTACCTAGGCCCTGCTAACCTCTAACCTATGTTCAGTCTCTATGAGCTTGACTATTCTGGGTATTtcctatgaatggaatcataatatttatctttttgggtCTGGCTTtaatcacttagcataatgttttcaagtttcaccCATCTTGTTgtatgtatcagaacttcattcctttttgtggctgagtaatattccattgtataaaataccacatttttaaaatcctttgctGTGTTAACAgatacttggattgtttccaccttttggataTCGTGAAGAGTGCTGCTATGACCATTGGTGTACAAGTGTTTGTTTGAgtcctgctttccattctttgggtTGGATACCAGGAGTGTTAAATGCTAGGCCCAATGGTATTTCCACATTCAAGTTTTTGAGGAGCAGCTAAACTGGTTTTCACATTGTTCAATCTCAcactgcactattttacattcccatcagcaacagatgagggctccaatttctccaatTTTTCTAAGGCTTTGTCAATACCATTTCTGCCCCACGGCCATCCTGGTAGATGTGGAGTGATACCTCATCATGGTTCTGGATAAAATTTccctaatgaaccattctgttaACATTTTAAGTAATTCACACCTGCTGTTTTCCATGATCCCTTTCCTCACCTATTTTCCCCTATCTACTGACCTTCCATCAGTATATAAATAGGGACTAACACCTAGAAGGAAAACTTTCTTGCTTCTATCACCTCCTTAATGCTCTATTCCATTTCCTGATGCTCCAGAATCATCTTCCCCACTGCCCATCCCAATCAACCTTGCAGCCCACACATTAaattccctcctccactctcttttCCATTCCCCAAATGAAGTCAAGGAAACCCATCTTTCTTCCAGTGTGAGTAAACTACACATAGCAAAATATATACCCAACAGGAAACAGACACATCCTGTTAGAAATAAAGGTAATATATGGCTTGAGCCCGTTACTTTgggattttcttcctcctttattcaACTCAAAAGATAACCTTCCTAACTCAAGTAAGACTTCTAGAAGCGGCTCCTACTTCAAGTAAGATTTCTTCCAGCCCTTAAATAGGTTAGAAGTTTCATGCTGTACTCTGTGGATTTCCATGTACTCAGAGCTCAGGGTGAGGAGGAGTCTGGAATCCCTACGTAAGCCCAACAGAGAACGGGGTATGGGCACTGAAGAAACCTCAGTAATCTGCGTGGGGTCGCCAAggtgtctggaaaaaaaaaaaaaaaaaactaacctgtGCAGGTGCTGGATGAGACTTCACAAGGCTGGCAAAGAACTACTACTGCTGGGGCTGAGAACCGCTGCAGATGGCACAGGCCACACAGTGAGGGTGCTATTAGAACCctgcagggaacaaaggcaacaATGACCCCCCTGCTGTTTACACTCAGGTTGCCACCCCATTCTACTACCCCACAAGCGGTTCTCACCCTTTGACTTATCaagtatttttcaagtttctgttttaaaagcatTCACCATTGCTTTGGGTTGCTTTCCAGACACCCCTGCGGGAAGCCGCACGGGGGGCGGGGACTTGTCCCGGGTGGGGCCTTGCTTGCAT from Panthera tigris isolate Pti1 chromosome E2, P.tigris_Pti1_mat1.1, whole genome shotgun sequence includes these protein-coding regions:
- the LOC102953908 gene encoding vomeronasal type-1 receptor 1-like; protein product: MASVKWQIGITLVTQLGVGILGNSSLLCLYNFTLLTGHKVRPTDVILNQLVLANSLVLFSRGIPHIMAAFGATYFLNEAGCKFFFYFHRVARGVCLSTTSLLSGFQAVRLRLNVFSSMELRRRSSKCIYLCCCLCWILHLLVSIFVPIKMAGPTHGKNLSVKINYEYCSSLNPDRFLKFIVTALFSTIDLACLAFMVWASGSMVIFLHRHRQQVQYIHSNSRSPRPSPEARATHTILILVSCFLSFYSLSSLLSVWMILFAISGQWLVDASIFLSLCFSTFSPFVFIFSDTRVTGKLQNWFCFIG